One genomic segment of Kineosporia sp. NBRC 101731 includes these proteins:
- a CDS encoding isochorismatase family cysteine hydrolase, with protein sequence MNISGKTALVVVDFQGGDLSGPQAAYGLGQLEKAQAMVAECRAQGVPVVWIQEVHKPHLTDIGRELDGSEGPHCIEGNPGTEIATGLGPVGEEFHIRKRRYSAFFATELDIVLKSYGVENLILIGGFTDICILYTSVDAHQRDFFIRVATDLTSGSSIQAHDDALKMINYLQRDALVTSDEVMGWLAEPAPAV encoded by the coding sequence ATGAACATCAGTGGCAAGACCGCCCTCGTCGTCGTCGACTTCCAGGGCGGTGACCTCTCCGGTCCGCAGGCCGCCTACGGCCTTGGCCAGTTGGAGAAGGCCCAGGCGATGGTCGCCGAGTGCCGGGCCCAGGGCGTGCCTGTGGTCTGGATCCAGGAGGTGCACAAGCCCCACCTCACCGACATCGGCCGCGAGCTCGACGGTTCCGAGGGTCCGCACTGCATCGAGGGAAACCCCGGTACCGAGATCGCGACCGGCCTGGGGCCGGTGGGCGAGGAGTTCCACATCCGCAAGCGGCGCTACTCCGCCTTCTTCGCCACCGAGCTCGACATCGTGCTGAAGTCGTACGGCGTCGAAAACCTCATTCTCATCGGTGGCTTCACCGACATTTGTATCCTGTACACCTCGGTCGACGCGCACCAGCGCGACTTCTTCATCCGGGTCGCCACCGACCTGACCTCCGGCTCGAGCATCCAGGCCCACGACGACGCCCTGAAAATGATCAACTATCTGCAGCGTGATGCCCTGGTCACCTCCGACGAGGTCATGGGCTGGCTGGCAGAGCCGGCACCAGCGGTGTGA
- a CDS encoding MFS transporter — protein MRPPGLYGLPVSFWALWAVTLVLSVGHFVAPLMSAWLSRDRGLDAATIGLVVAAFGGGGIVASLCGGYLADRFGGVRVVVVGQLASAGLLVALAQPVSMGTLAGLLFAYGAMSLLPGPALSSLIGRLVPPALRERAYSLRMWAINCGYAIGPAFAGWLSTYSFALVFYLEAVLLLVVLLVMVPLLRSTTPPSVAMPTLLHAIAKVRHDGVLWVFTAIMTLYLTVYLQGTATLPIVMTDDGFSVPAYSTLLTINGALLCLLQIPMIRVVERLPKTLVMSGGLALTAVGYLVQVFATQWWHWALAVVLWTVGELGIFPVASTVIADIAPHSLEATYQGIHGLSWPVGRVLAAGLGGLALARFGAASLWWVCVVALCLTALALLMSRRAREKRETVGRAAAIG, from the coding sequence GTGAGACCGCCTGGCCTGTACGGGCTCCCGGTCTCGTTCTGGGCGCTCTGGGCGGTCACCCTGGTGCTGTCGGTCGGGCACTTCGTCGCCCCGCTGATGTCGGCCTGGCTCAGCCGCGACCGAGGTCTGGATGCGGCGACGATCGGGTTGGTCGTGGCCGCCTTCGGGGGTGGTGGCATCGTGGCCAGTCTGTGCGGTGGCTACCTGGCCGACCGGTTCGGTGGCGTACGGGTGGTGGTCGTCGGGCAGCTCGCGTCGGCGGGGTTGCTGGTGGCGCTCGCCCAGCCGGTCTCGATGGGGACACTGGCCGGGTTGTTGTTCGCTTACGGGGCCATGTCGCTGTTGCCGGGACCGGCGCTCAGTTCACTCATCGGCCGGCTGGTTCCTCCGGCTCTGCGGGAACGGGCCTACTCCCTGCGGATGTGGGCGATCAACTGTGGCTACGCGATCGGCCCGGCCTTTGCCGGCTGGCTGTCGACGTACTCGTTCGCGCTGGTCTTCTACCTGGAGGCCGTGCTGCTGCTGGTGGTGCTGCTCGTGATGGTGCCGTTGCTGCGCTCGACCACGCCCCCCTCGGTGGCGATGCCGACCCTGCTCCATGCCATCGCGAAAGTTCGCCACGACGGTGTGCTCTGGGTGTTCACCGCGATCATGACGCTCTACCTGACCGTGTACCTGCAGGGCACGGCCACCCTGCCGATCGTCATGACCGACGACGGCTTCTCCGTACCGGCCTACAGCACCCTGCTCACGATCAACGGGGCGCTGCTGTGCCTGTTGCAGATCCCGATGATCCGGGTGGTGGAGCGTCTGCCGAAGACCCTGGTGATGAGTGGCGGGCTGGCCCTGACGGCCGTCGGTTACCTGGTGCAGGTCTTCGCGACGCAGTGGTGGCACTGGGCCCTGGCGGTCGTGCTCTGGACCGTCGGAGAACTGGGCATCTTCCCGGTCGCCTCGACGGTGATCGCCGACATCGCCCCTCACTCGCTGGAGGCCACGTACCAGGGCATCCACGGCCTCAGCTGGCCGGTGGGACGCGTGCTGGCAGCCGGACTCGGTGGGCTGGCGCTGGCCCGGTTCGGCGCGGCGAGTCTCTGGTGGGTCTGCGTCGTGGCCCTGTGTCTCACAGCGCTGGCGTTGCTGATGAGTCGCCGGGCCCGCGAGAAGCGCGAGACCGTCGGCAGGGCAGCAGCAATCGGTTAG
- a CDS encoding TetR/AcrR family transcriptional regulator, translating to MSETVDAPAARSESHPRSSARQRIVEAATELFSTRGYAATTTRDIADRVGIKQPSLYSHFAVKADILIEVELQTFRPTVERFQAMHADETLTAGDRLGRLVEFDVRMLCEGSWNVALLGYLPEVRREGLAAGMAAHSHELFLVYRTLVGEALTENGRTETDLETLTEVVFSLVEGIILRRVHDPDLDADRLAPAVRDAALAIVR from the coding sequence ATGTCCGAGACCGTGGACGCCCCGGCCGCGCGGTCCGAGAGCCACCCCCGCAGTTCGGCCCGCCAGCGCATCGTCGAGGCCGCGACCGAGCTCTTCAGCACCCGCGGCTACGCCGCCACCACCACGCGCGACATCGCCGACCGCGTGGGCATCAAGCAGCCCTCGTTGTACTCACATTTCGCGGTGAAGGCCGACATCCTCATCGAGGTGGAACTTCAGACGTTCCGCCCCACCGTGGAGCGCTTCCAGGCCATGCACGCCGACGAGACCCTGACGGCCGGCGACCGGCTGGGCCGCCTCGTGGAGTTCGACGTGCGCATGCTCTGCGAAGGCTCCTGGAACGTCGCCCTGCTCGGCTACCTCCCGGAGGTGCGCCGCGAGGGCCTGGCCGCCGGGATGGCGGCCCACTCACACGAGCTGTTCCTGGTCTACCGCACCCTGGTCGGCGAGGCACTGACCGAGAACGGCCGCACGGAAACCGATCTCGAGACCCTGACCGAAGTGGTCTTCAGCCTGGTCGAGGGCATCATCCTGCGTCGGGTGCACGACCCCGACCTCGACGCCGACCGCCTGGCCCCCGCCGTCCGCGACGCCGCGCTGGCCATCGTCCGGTAG
- a CDS encoding nuclear transport factor 2 family protein, producing MNHSEWIERYASAWRARSSADVVKLFTPGAVYYYSPTKAPHRGHDEIAAHWKRATSTFSELDLRFGTPISQGRRTFVEMWATLRDPAWNAAAPSDLVTFPGCLVLRFTDEGLCEEHREYYNTVFGENIAAPAGWGD from the coding sequence ATGAACCACTCGGAATGGATCGAGAGATACGCTTCCGCCTGGCGCGCGAGGAGTTCCGCGGATGTCGTGAAGCTGTTCACACCCGGCGCCGTGTACTACTACTCCCCCACGAAGGCGCCGCACCGGGGGCACGACGAGATCGCCGCCCACTGGAAGCGCGCCACCAGCACCTTCTCCGAGCTCGATCTGCGGTTCGGCACCCCGATCAGCCAGGGTCGGCGCACCTTCGTCGAAATGTGGGCCACCCTGCGCGATCCGGCCTGGAACGCGGCAGCCCCGAGCGACCTGGTCACATTTCCCGGATGCCTCGTGCTGCGCTTCACCGACGAGGGCCTGTGCGAGGAGCACCGGGAGTACTACAACACCGTGTTCGGCGAGAACATCGCCGCACCGGCCGGCTGGGGCGATTGA
- a CDS encoding fibronectin type III domain-containing protein, with amino-acid sequence MAFTAQKSAPQQNGGFFADLFEAFQKAMEQAAANAAAQAAAQAAAQLPAQVTGVNAVAGDSRVDLTWTAPSSKKAITGYTISYRASGQAARTTTVTGTKSSLSGLTNGTVYSITVTATSSAGSGPASSAVTSTPFTVAAAPSGVSASPGDARFAASWSAPTQTGGAPITGYVLTATPGTGADVVRKLDATTATVTGLTNGTTYRVRVAAVNAAGTGAASASVTVTPLTVAQAPSGLAVDSGDGSFTATWNAPADTGGAPVTGYALTYVTQAGAQVVQPVSGTRAVVSGLSNGVAYKISVAAITVAGTGASSVVASALPQAPVLATPEVTPTLSATAAPTAAPTTDPTTDPTAAPTADPTTDPTAAPTTDPTTDPTAAPTADPTTDPIPAATDIPVATPEVTETPATPTAPAVVSSLVSAGWNASGQLLTGSTDTVAHTGALAMPVLDNPIASKALSDLSVGEFATCALAEGTAYCWGANPDGQLGNGSTGSSGSAMLPTAVGGALTGRTVTDIQAGVHQTCAVADGKAYCWGANGSGQLGNGTTTPSPLPVEVGGLLIGKTVTQVSTQSGHSCALAEGKVYCWGDNAWGQLGNNTTTKSLVPVAVNTTGVLKDKTVTALSTGYLQNCVIATGKAYCWGYGAYGALGNFATNNSSVPVAVYSANDGLGGKTVTSIDSHSYSSCAVADGKAYCWGYNVYGPLGVDSTSNRAYPVPVVATSGPLAGKTVTQVTTGFVENSPYAATGCAVTTDGTAACWGTTDTYGNLANGSVTGSKIPVPVQITAALSGRAITSVSTNGRTTSFLTR; translated from the coding sequence GTGGCTTTCACTGCACAGAAGAGTGCCCCTCAGCAGAACGGCGGATTCTTCGCCGATCTCTTCGAGGCCTTCCAGAAGGCCATGGAGCAGGCCGCTGCGAACGCGGCCGCCCAGGCCGCGGCTCAGGCTGCCGCGCAGCTCCCGGCCCAGGTCACCGGCGTGAACGCGGTCGCGGGGGATTCCCGGGTCGACCTGACCTGGACCGCGCCGTCCTCGAAGAAGGCCATCACCGGGTACACGATCAGCTACCGGGCTTCGGGCCAGGCGGCCCGCACGACGACGGTCACCGGTACCAAGAGCTCCCTGAGCGGTCTGACCAACGGCACCGTTTACTCCATCACCGTCACGGCGACCAGCTCGGCCGGCAGCGGCCCGGCATCGTCCGCGGTCACCTCGACCCCGTTCACCGTGGCCGCGGCACCGTCCGGGGTCTCGGCCTCTCCCGGTGACGCCCGGTTCGCGGCGAGCTGGAGCGCGCCGACGCAGACCGGCGGCGCCCCGATCACCGGGTACGTGCTGACGGCGACCCCGGGGACCGGGGCTGACGTCGTCCGTAAGCTCGACGCCACCACCGCCACGGTGACCGGCCTGACCAACGGGACCACCTACCGGGTCCGGGTCGCGGCGGTCAACGCCGCGGGCACCGGAGCGGCTTCTGCCTCGGTGACGGTCACGCCGCTCACGGTGGCGCAGGCGCCCTCGGGCCTGGCGGTCGACTCGGGCGACGGCTCCTTCACCGCCACCTGGAACGCCCCGGCCGACACCGGCGGAGCGCCGGTGACCGGTTACGCGCTGACCTATGTCACGCAGGCCGGTGCCCAGGTCGTGCAGCCGGTCAGCGGCACCCGGGCGGTCGTGTCCGGCCTGAGCAACGGTGTTGCGTACAAGATCTCGGTCGCCGCGATCACTGTGGCCGGCACCGGGGCCAGTTCGGTCGTGGCCTCGGCCCTGCCGCAGGCCCCGGTCCTCGCGACCCCGGAGGTCACCCCGACCCTGTCAGCGACGGCAGCTCCGACGGCAGCCCCGACAACCGACCCGACAACCGACCCGACAGCAGCCCCGACGGCGGACCCGACAACGGACCCGACGGCAGCCCCGACAACCGACCCGACAACCGACCCGACAGCAGCCCCGACGGCGGACCCCACAACCGACCCGATCCCCGCAGCTACTGACATCCCGGTAGCGACACCGGAGGTGACCGAAACCCCCGCCACCCCGACCGCCCCCGCGGTCGTCAGTTCCCTGGTCTCGGCCGGGTGGAACGCGAGCGGTCAGCTGCTCACGGGCAGCACCGACACGGTGGCGCACACCGGGGCGCTGGCCATGCCGGTCCTGGACAACCCGATCGCGTCCAAGGCTCTCAGCGACCTCTCCGTGGGCGAGTTCGCGACCTGCGCCCTGGCTGAGGGCACGGCCTACTGCTGGGGCGCCAACCCCGACGGCCAGCTCGGTAACGGCAGCACCGGCAGCAGCGGCTCAGCCATGCTGCCGACCGCGGTCGGCGGGGCGCTCACGGGCAGGACGGTCACGGACATCCAGGCCGGCGTGCACCAGACCTGCGCCGTCGCCGACGGGAAGGCCTACTGCTGGGGCGCCAACGGCTCCGGCCAGCTGGGTAACGGCACCACCACCCCCAGCCCGCTGCCGGTCGAGGTGGGCGGTCTGCTCATCGGAAAGACGGTGACGCAGGTCAGCACCCAGAGCGGCCACAGCTGCGCCCTCGCCGAGGGCAAGGTGTACTGCTGGGGTGACAACGCCTGGGGGCAGCTCGGCAACAACACCACCACCAAGAGCCTGGTGCCGGTCGCGGTGAACACCACGGGCGTGCTGAAGGACAAGACCGTCACCGCCCTGAGCACGGGCTACCTGCAGAACTGCGTGATCGCCACCGGCAAGGCGTACTGCTGGGGCTACGGCGCCTACGGTGCGCTGGGCAACTTCGCCACCAACAACAGTTCGGTGCCGGTCGCGGTGTACTCGGCCAACGACGGTCTCGGTGGCAAGACCGTCACCAGCATCGACTCGCACAGCTACTCGTCCTGCGCGGTGGCGGACGGCAAGGCCTACTGCTGGGGCTACAACGTGTACGGCCCGCTCGGGGTCGACTCCACCAGTAACCGGGCCTACCCGGTGCCGGTCGTGGCCACCTCCGGTCCGCTCGCCGGCAAGACCGTCACCCAGGTGACCACCGGTTTCGTCGAGAACAGCCCGTACGCGGCGACCGGGTGCGCCGTGACCACCGACGGCACCGCCGCCTGCTGGGGCACGACCGACACCTACGGCAACCTGGCGAACGGCTCGGTGACCGGCTCGAAGATCCCGGTGCCCGTGCAGATCACGGCCGCCCTGAGTGGCCGCGCGATCACCTCCGTCTCCACGAACGGGCGCACCACGTCCTTCCTCACCCGATGA
- a CDS encoding META domain-containing protein, producing the protein MNRVIWPVVAAVLVLGGCGDESVAPASSGGDVRDQVAGTWYPLEIAGWTVSDFGRSSYGKAYLRFDDGDWKASDGCNGQRGTYDLTAEGAFGMESAASTETGCANVPHVDVMGRATQVRVDGDTLVFEASGEHPSELARYTREKNPPPTSTPSATSSVADGIRKRTEASTPPPP; encoded by the coding sequence ATGAATCGCGTGATCTGGCCGGTGGTGGCAGCAGTGCTGGTTCTCGGAGGATGCGGGGACGAGTCGGTCGCCCCCGCCTCGAGCGGCGGTGACGTCCGGGACCAGGTCGCGGGCACCTGGTACCCGCTCGAGATCGCCGGCTGGACGGTCTCGGACTTCGGGCGGTCCAGTTACGGCAAGGCCTACCTGAGGTTCGACGACGGTGACTGGAAGGCGAGTGACGGCTGCAACGGCCAGCGCGGTACCTATGACCTGACGGCCGAGGGGGCGTTCGGGATGGAGTCCGCCGCGTCCACGGAGACGGGTTGTGCGAACGTGCCCCACGTCGACGTGATGGGCCGGGCGACACAGGTGCGGGTGGACGGCGACACCCTGGTCTTCGAGGCATCCGGTGAACACCCCTCCGAACTGGCCCGGTACACCCGCGAGAAGAACCCGCCGCCGACCTCGACACCGTCGGCCACCTCATCGGTGGCGGACGGGATCCGGAAGCGCACCGAGGCGAGCACGCCTCCACCACCGTAG
- a CDS encoding arabinan endo-1,5-alpha-L-arabinosidase, giving the protein MSSVFSVPSGVRRNGWRGRTRIAGLVAAALVAAAVVPTALHLRSAGAAEYPGPGAVSGNVAVHDPSMVKGPDGTYLLAATAPGIALRTSTDRTKFTYTGLAFPNGTATWTDEYTGTSNGNLWAPDLSYQNGKYYLYYSASSFGKNKSAIFLATSTTGKPGSWTNQGKIYSTTTSSNHNAIDPNLVIDRSGKWYLSLGSFWTGIKMIELNPSTGKRISSSSTVYSIASRANSTAIEAPAIIYHAGYYYLFTSWDACCQGTSSTYKIMVGRSKTITGPYKDRPGNLLTAGGGTQILGTHGTIVGPGGQSLIQDGDGDVLVYHYYDGADNGVAKLGINRLTWDSSNWPAVS; this is encoded by the coding sequence ATGTCCAGCGTCTTCTCAGTACCGTCCGGGGTGCGTAGGAACGGGTGGCGCGGTCGCACCCGGATCGCCGGGCTGGTGGCCGCCGCCCTCGTGGCCGCGGCCGTGGTGCCGACCGCCCTGCACCTGCGATCGGCCGGCGCCGCCGAGTACCCCGGCCCGGGGGCCGTGAGCGGGAACGTCGCCGTGCACGACCCGTCCATGGTGAAGGGCCCGGACGGTACGTACCTGCTGGCGGCGACGGCCCCGGGTATCGCGCTGCGCACGTCGACCGACCGCACCAAGTTCACCTACACCGGTCTGGCCTTCCCGAACGGGACCGCCACCTGGACCGATGAGTACACCGGCACGAGCAACGGCAACCTCTGGGCGCCCGACCTGTCGTACCAGAACGGCAAGTACTACCTGTACTACTCGGCCTCGTCGTTCGGTAAGAACAAGTCGGCGATCTTCCTGGCCACCAGCACCACCGGTAAGCCGGGCAGCTGGACCAACCAGGGCAAGATCTACTCCACCACGACCAGCAGCAACCACAACGCCATCGACCCGAACCTGGTGATCGACCGCAGCGGCAAGTGGTACCTCTCGCTCGGTTCGTTCTGGACCGGCATCAAGATGATCGAGCTGAACCCCTCGACGGGTAAGCGTATTTCGAGCAGCTCAACGGTGTACAGCATCGCCTCCCGGGCGAACAGCACGGCCATCGAGGCCCCGGCGATCATCTACCACGCGGGTTACTACTACCTGTTCACCTCGTGGGACGCCTGCTGCCAGGGCACGAGCAGTACCTACAAGATCATGGTCGGTCGCTCCAAGACCATCACCGGTCCGTACAAGGACCGTCCGGGCAACCTGCTGACCGCGGGCGGTGGCACCCAGATCCTCGGTACGCACGGCACGATCGTCGGTCCGGGTGGGCAGTCGCTGATCCAGGACGGTGACGGTGACGTCCTCGTCTACCACTACTACGACGGTGCGGACAACGGCGTGGCCAAGCTGGGCATCAACCGGCTCACCTGGGACTCCTCGAACTGGCCCGCGGTGTCCTGA
- a CDS encoding nuclear transport factor 2 family protein, with translation MSVLEDLVQASTVSPVAMREVFARYLADEIEVRHQPADPTDGVYPAKTLLEVLAQREELFTTLMPDYAETSRVSGDGDEITVELNLTGTLPDGTAIDVKGTDVVLVREGRIVRLTGSFDAEQMRPLVQALRG, from the coding sequence ATGTCGGTTCTGGAAGACCTGGTCCAGGCCTCCACGGTCAGCCCGGTCGCGATGCGTGAGGTGTTCGCCCGGTACCTGGCGGACGAGATCGAGGTGCGCCATCAGCCGGCCGACCCGACGGACGGCGTCTACCCGGCGAAGACCTTGCTGGAGGTCCTGGCCCAGCGTGAGGAACTGTTCACCACCCTGATGCCGGACTACGCCGAGACCTCCCGGGTGAGCGGCGACGGTGACGAGATCACCGTGGAGCTCAACCTCACCGGCACGCTGCCCGACGGTACGGCGATCGACGTCAAGGGCACCGACGTGGTGCTGGTGCGCGAGGGCCGGATCGTCCGGCTGACCGGTAGTTTCGACGCCGAGCAGATGCGGCCCCTGGTGCAGGCGCTGCGGGGCTGA
- a CDS encoding GNAT family N-acetyltransferase, which translates to MDVRPAKPDDLPALAATLADAFADDPLWTWMIPERHRHARLARVFGALLDHTIPRGHVRTTGDRRAVAMWTAPGEWKLPLPTVIRAAPSMVRGAGRRLPRLLQRMGDIERAHELQPPHHWYLEFIGTAADVRGQGHGTALMADALGRFADTPIYLESSNVRNLPFYERHGFRVTGDLVVRSGPPQRTLWRA; encoded by the coding sequence GTGGACGTGCGCCCGGCAAAACCCGACGACCTGCCCGCCCTCGCGGCGACCCTCGCCGACGCCTTCGCCGACGACCCGCTGTGGACCTGGATGATCCCCGAGCGCCATCGCCACGCCCGCCTGGCCCGGGTGTTCGGGGCGCTGCTGGACCACACCATTCCCCGCGGCCACGTGCGCACGACCGGGGACCGCCGGGCCGTGGCGATGTGGACAGCTCCGGGGGAGTGGAAACTGCCGCTGCCCACGGTGATCCGGGCGGCGCCATCGATGGTGCGCGGTGCCGGCCGGCGCCTGCCCCGTTTGCTGCAGCGGATGGGCGACATCGAGCGGGCCCATGAACTCCAGCCACCTCACCACTGGTACCTGGAGTTCATCGGCACGGCCGCCGACGTGCGCGGTCAGGGGCACGGAACGGCGCTGATGGCCGACGCCCTCGGCCGTTTCGCGGACACCCCGATCTATCTGGAGTCGTCCAACGTCCGCAACCTGCCCTTCTACGAGCGTCACGGATTCCGGGTCACGGGTGATCTGGTGGTGAGGTCAGGCCCGCCCCAGCGGACGTTGTGGCGGGCCTGA
- a CDS encoding nucleotidyltransferase domain-containing protein — MELLADPVLEYGDRSVAEKGQILRTTVGSGLHGIAIAGTDDHDEMGIFVEPASWLMGLRPTRDSYVARSQAEGARSGPGDADLVMYSLRKYLNLALKGNPTALLPLFAPAQDVLFSNELGRELRSLRQHFLSQTAAWRFLGFMHSQRDALLKGGRKVPNRPELVEKYGYDVKYASHALRLAMQGRELVHHGRLSLPMPEAERRRVLEVKSGQVRDMQVVLDEIDAVAAEVVEALESGRTPLPPEPDIDVIEAWAISAHSRS; from the coding sequence ATGGAACTGCTGGCAGACCCCGTGCTGGAGTACGGCGACCGGAGCGTGGCGGAGAAGGGTCAGATCCTGCGCACCACCGTGGGCTCCGGCCTGCACGGCATCGCGATCGCGGGCACCGACGACCACGACGAGATGGGCATCTTCGTCGAGCCGGCCTCCTGGCTGATGGGGCTACGTCCCACGCGGGACAGTTACGTGGCGCGGTCCCAGGCCGAGGGGGCCCGCTCCGGGCCGGGTGACGCCGACCTGGTGATGTACTCCCTGCGCAAGTACCTGAATTTGGCTCTGAAGGGCAACCCGACGGCTCTGCTTCCGCTGTTCGCCCCCGCGCAGGACGTGCTGTTCAGCAACGAGCTGGGGCGCGAACTGCGATCGCTGCGCCAGCATTTCCTGTCGCAGACCGCGGCCTGGCGTTTCCTGGGGTTCATGCACTCCCAGCGCGACGCCCTGCTGAAGGGCGGGCGTAAGGTGCCCAACCGTCCTGAGCTGGTGGAGAAGTACGGCTACGACGTGAAGTACGCCTCGCACGCCCTACGGCTGGCGATGCAGGGCCGGGAGCTGGTGCACCACGGCCGGCTGTCGCTGCCCATGCCCGAGGCCGAGCGCCGGCGGGTGCTCGAGGTGAAGTCCGGCCAGGTCAGGGACATGCAGGTGGTGCTGGACGAGATCGATGCCGTCGCCGCCGAGGTGGTTGAGGCCCTGGAGTCGGGCCGGACTCCCCTGCCGCCCGAGCCGGACATCGACGTGATCGAGGCCTGGGCGATCAGCGCGCACAGCCGATCCTGA
- a CDS encoding alpha/beta hydrolase — MSFTSLGLTRRAGLGALAMTSLGALVACARGSRSSTSTSSPTTTVGEGYTRHTDLAYADPVGRAHLLDLYVPTGPAGVEGPFPVVIFQAGSAFGSDDTKNATSDLSGATTAEALATRWAPHGYAVVGLNVRSSSQARFPAQVHDVKAAIRYLRAHADEYRLDRNSFATMGTSSGGWGAVMAGVTADDADFEGDLGHPSESGAVQAVVDLFGPTDFLTMDEHRLPGGQKHDPASSPESRLMGFAIQSDPAATARANPAAYVTAQSPPIWISHGTKDPLVPYNQSQILFRAYHSAGAPATFTLVHDAVHTDAYLAGTDPVPAVTVHTTTGGHLTRSETPAPTFDVIRAFLDEHLKR; from the coding sequence ATGTCCTTCACCTCCCTCGGCCTCACCCGCCGGGCCGGGCTGGGCGCGCTGGCCATGACGAGCCTGGGCGCCCTGGTCGCCTGTGCGAGGGGTTCGCGGAGCTCGACGTCCACGAGCTCACCCACCACGACCGTGGGAGAGGGATACACCCGCCACACCGACCTGGCCTACGCCGATCCCGTCGGCCGGGCCCACCTCCTCGACCTCTATGTGCCGACCGGTCCGGCCGGTGTCGAAGGCCCCTTCCCCGTCGTCATTTTCCAGGCCGGTTCGGCGTTCGGCAGCGACGACACGAAGAACGCCACCTCCGACCTGAGCGGCGCCACCACGGCCGAGGCCCTGGCCACCCGGTGGGCGCCGCACGGCTACGCCGTCGTCGGGCTGAACGTGCGCAGCAGCAGCCAGGCCCGCTTCCCGGCCCAGGTGCACGACGTGAAGGCCGCGATCCGTTATCTACGCGCCCACGCCGACGAATACCGCCTGGACCGGAACAGTTTCGCCACCATGGGAACGAGCAGCGGCGGCTGGGGCGCCGTGATGGCCGGGGTGACCGCCGACGACGCCGACTTCGAGGGCGACCTGGGCCATCCTTCGGAGTCCGGCGCGGTGCAGGCCGTGGTGGACCTGTTCGGCCCCACCGACTTCCTGACCATGGACGAGCACCGCCTGCCCGGCGGCCAGAAGCACGACCCGGCCTCGTCCCCGGAGTCGCGGCTGATGGGCTTCGCCATCCAGTCCGACCCCGCAGCCACCGCCCGCGCGAACCCCGCCGCGTACGTCACCGCCCAGTCCCCGCCGATCTGGATCTCCCACGGCACGAAAGACCCCCTGGTGCCGTACAACCAGTCCCAGATCCTGTTCCGGGCCTACCACTCGGCCGGTGCCCCGGCCACGTTCACCCTGGTGCACGACGCCGTCCACACCGACGCCTACCTGGCCGGCACCGACCCCGTCCCCGCGGTGACTGTCCACACCACCACCGGCGGTCACCTGACCCGCTCAGAAACCCCGGCCCCCACCTTCGACGTGATCCGCGCCTTCCTCGACGAGCACCTGAAGCGCTGA
- a CDS encoding helix-turn-helix transcriptional regulator translates to MTGTRGTVSEGAPPLGDAGGMIRWWRERRHLTQLELSGLSEVSTRHLSYVETGRSRPSSQLVLHLCEHLRVPLRRRNDILLAAGFAPAYAEHRLADPPLAAVNSAITTILAAHEPLPALAVDGHWELIAATAAISTLTSGCDPALLEPPVNVLRLSLHPDGMAPGIANLGQWRGHLLHRLESQVLTTGDPVLSELLAELRSYPGGETPADPKDQVLVPLRYRLGDTELSLLSTTTVFGTPAEITVSELAIEAFYPADAVTARTLGVDPSRFV, encoded by the coding sequence ATGACCGGGACGAGGGGGACGGTGAGCGAGGGCGCCCCGCCGCTGGGCGACGCGGGCGGCATGATCCGCTGGTGGCGGGAACGGCGGCACCTGACCCAGCTGGAGCTCTCGGGCCTCAGTGAGGTCTCGACGCGCCACCTGAGCTACGTGGAGACCGGCCGCTCCCGGCCCTCCAGCCAGCTCGTGCTGCACCTGTGCGAGCACCTGCGGGTGCCGTTGCGCCGCCGCAACGACATCCTGCTCGCCGCCGGCTTCGCCCCGGCCTACGCCGAGCACCGGCTCGCCGACCCGCCCCTGGCCGCGGTGAACTCGGCCATCACCACGATTCTGGCTGCGCACGAACCTCTTCCGGCGCTGGCGGTGGACGGCCACTGGGAGCTGATCGCGGCCACGGCGGCCATCTCCACGCTCACGTCCGGCTGTGACCCGGCCCTGCTCGAACCCCCCGTCAACGTGCTGCGGCTCAGCCTGCACCCTGACGGCATGGCCCCCGGTATCGCCAACCTCGGTCAGTGGCGAGGCCATCTGCTGCACCGGCTGGAGAGCCAGGTGCTCACGACCGGTGACCCGGTGCTGAGCGAACTGCTCGCCGAACTGCGCTCCTACCCCGGCGGCGAGACGCCCGCCGACCCGAAGGACCAGGTACTCGTGCCCTTGCGCTACCGCCTGGGTGACACCGAGCTCTCCCTACTGAGCACCACCACCGTGTTCGGCACCCCGGCCGAGATCACCGTGTCCGAGCTGGCGATCGAGGCGTTCTACCCGGCGGACGCGGTCACGGCCCGGACCCTGGGCGTCGACCCCTCCCGCTTCGTCTGA